One genomic region from Scomber scombrus chromosome 19, fScoSco1.1, whole genome shotgun sequence encodes:
- the LOC134000511 gene encoding homeobox protein Meis2-like, whose protein sequence is MPGEYVPQSGPMGMSMAPTTYTNPHQMTSHPSHLRHGPPLHAYLPDHHHTRHPHHPHHAMLMHGGPSSHPGMTMSAQRTPLLTPIDPSTGGQGLDIHAQ, encoded by the coding sequence ATGCCAGGGGAATATGTACCTCAGAGCGGTCCTATGGGCATGAGCATGGCCCCAACCACTTACACCAACCCTCATCAGATGACCTCTCACCCTTCCCATCTCCGACACGGACCCCCTCTCCACGCGTACCTTCCCGATCACCACCACACCCGCCATCCTCACCACCCTCATCATGCCATGCTGATGCACGGAGGACCCTCGTCGCACCCAGGAATGACCATGTCTGCACAGAGAACCCCCTTGCTCACTCCTATTGACCCCAGTACTGGAGGACAAGGCCTGGACATCCATGCCCAATAG